In Pyricularia oryzae 70-15 chromosome 2, whole genome shotgun sequence, one genomic interval encodes:
- a CDS encoding lipid binding protein: MLLLRFFMILFTSLVAGNIAPDSYQKPLESERSQALSSPDSDRVYEALLRSKIIPEVIDDFELNYLFTAQWPGGDEHQANLGNDVEPGDWISKPPSITLSPVAHIVANLLCGPAAQVDPSLSMAKLTYVVALTDPDAPSRDDPERSEFCHWLAAGHPVVNPRVHVSDCYTLSVSGLEDLLSYRPPSPPAKTGPHRYVFVLLAHFPPTLDPLNLTRPERDWGSNGGVKQWARENSLVPIGSNFLYAHNPDQ, from the exons ATGCTTCTCCTCCGTTTCTTCATGATACTCTTCACCTCCTTGGTTGCCGGCAACATTGCGCCGGATAGCTATCAGAAGCCTTTGGAGTCTGAGCGCAGCCAAGCTCTGTCATCCCCTGACAGTGACAGAGTTTACGAGGC ACTTCTTCGGTCCAAGATCATTCCTGAAG TCATTGATGATTTTGAGCTTAATTACCTGTTCACGGCGCAATGGCCAGGAGGGGATGAACACCAAGCAAATCTTGGCAATGACGTTGAGCCAGGCGACTGGATATCAAAACCACCATCGATAACGCTCAGTCCAGTTGCCCACATTGTGGCAAATCTGCTTTGTGGTCCCGCAGCCCAGGTTGACCCGAGCTTGAGTATGGCCAAACTGACTTATGTGGTTGCCCTGACGGACCCTGATGCCCCATCACGCGACGACCCTGAAAGGTCAGAGTTCTGCCATTGGCTTGCGGCTGGACACCCTGTCGTCAACCCCAGAGTGCATGTTTCCGACTGTTATACTTTGTCGGTTTCTGGCTTGGAGGATTTGCTTTCGTACCGGCCACCTTCGCCTCCTGCAAAGACGGGCCCGCACCGCTATGTCTTTGTCTTGCTAGCACATTTTCCTCCAACATTGGATCCCCTCAACCTCACAAGGCCAGAGAGAGACTGGGGCAGCAACGGCGGTGTCAAGCAATGGGCCAGGGAAAATTCTCTGGTTCCCATCG GGTCCAACTTTCTGTACGCTCACAATCCGGACCAGTAA
- a CDS encoding BNR/Asp-box repeat domain-containing protein: MRLNLVKAGLLSASTLVAAQNESPELEPFSLFDNRVIYKAREGESLSYPRHVELESGELLVTASLRTNLTSPTYFPVFESEDGGVSWEWVSNITDQVNGWGMSAQPALMELTEPIGDYSAGTILASGNSWSQNGTRIDVYASLDKGRSWEFVSRVTQGGRPNTTNGADPVWEPFLMLYDHQIVCYYSDQRDPLHGQKLAHQTSPDLKTWGPVINDVAYDLYIARPGMTVVAKIETMDKYIVVYEYPIGNSSSHGANYPVHYRIASDPLLFDSAEDHPIVIGGNFAPNASPYVVWSPVGGPNGTIIVSDADYDEVYTNRFGGDPDKWVKNYSPQPGAYSRALHVFQNKTDHLMILGGSKFEGGPPDLTLSVVSITEMHANSTEGEPGPGCPAQKSKRRTR; this comes from the exons ATGCGTCTCAATCTCGTAAAAGCCGGATTACTCTCCGCCAGCACGCTCGTGGCAGCTCAGAACGAGTCTCCCGAGCTCGAACCCTTCAGCCTCTTTGACAACCGCGTCATCTACAAGGCTCGCGAAGGAGAGAGCCTCTCGTACCCACGCCATGTCGAGCTCGAGAGCGGAGAGCTGCTGGTCACGGCGTCTCTGCGCACCAACCTGACCAGTCCGACGTACTTTCCCGTATTTGAGTCTGAAGACGGCGGCGTGAGCTGGGAGTGGGTTTCCAACATCACTGACCAGGTCAACGGCTGGGGCAtgagtgcgcagccggcgttGATGGAGCTGACGGAGCCGATCGGGGACTACTCCGCCGGCACCATCTTGGCTTCCGGTAACAGCTGGAGCCAGAACGGGACCAGGATTGATGTGTACGCCAGCTTGGACAAGGGGCGCAGCTGGGAATTTGTCAGTCGGGTGACGCAGGGCGGACGGCCAAACACCACTAACGGTGCTGATCCTGTTTGGGAGCCATTCTTGAT GCTCTATGACCACCAGATTGTCTGCTACTACTCGGACCAGCGTGACCCCCTCCACGGACAAAAGCTGGCTCACCAAACATCCCCAGACCTCAAGACATGGGGCCCAGTGATAAACGACGTTGCATACGACCTGTACATTGCCCGTCCCGGCATGACCGTCGTGGCCAAGATCGAGACGATGGACAAGTACATTGTCGTCTACGAGTACCCAATCGGCAACTCATCCTCGCATGGGGCCAACTACCCCGTGCACTACCGCATAGCCTCGGACCCTCTCCTGTTCGACTCGGCAGAAGACCACCCGATAGTGATTGGCGGCAACTTTGCCCCCAACGCATCCCCGTACGTGGTCTGGTCGCCCGTCGGAGGGCCCAACGGCACCATCATCGTCTCGGACGCCGACTACGACGAGGTCTACACCAACAGGTTCGGCGGCGACCCGGACAAGTGGGTCAAGAACTACTCACCACAACCGGGCGCCTACAGCCGGGCCCTGCACGTCTTCCAGAACAAGACCGACCACCTCATGATCCTGGGCGGGTCCAAGTTTGAGGGCGGGCCGCCGGACCTGACGTTGAGCGTCGTGAGCATCACCGAGATGCATGCGAATTCGACCGAGGGCGAGCCGGGCCCAGGCTGTCCGgcccaaaagtccaaaaggAGAACTCGATAG
- a CDS encoding fungal cellulose binding domain-containing protein has protein sequence MMSQTRILGLAAAIFLFLGLTEAARSAGCGKTNTIRNQQYTANINGKQRQYIVRLPDQYDNNKAHKLVFTFHALGGNAQQIAQGQGGTLAWYGLPPLSNNSAIFVSPNGLNAGWANQGGEDITFIDNMVRTIEADLCVETSQRFATGFSYGGAISFAWACARGKEVRAIAPISSSQLSGCQGGNDPVAFIGQHGTSDSVLPTAGGRAMRDRFVRNNGCTPIQPEPQPNGGRHVKVDYQGCREGYPVSWIIHNGDHNPSQSDQGSNQAFAPAYSWNFFNQFQPQ, from the coding sequence ATGATGTCTCAGACACGCATCCTGGGCCTTGCTGCCGCCATCTTCCTCTTCCTTGGCCTGACTGAAGCCGCCCGCTCTGCCGGTTGCGGCAAGACCAACACCATCCGCAACCAGCAGTACACCGCAAACATCAACGGCAAGCAACGTCAGTACATAGTCCGCCTGCCGGACCAGTACGACAACAACAAGGCCCACAAGCTCGTCTTCACCTTCCACGCCCTTGGCGGCAACGCCCAGCAGATCGCCCAGGGCCAGGGCGGCACCCTCGCCTGGTACGGCCTGCCCCCGCTGTCTAACAACTCGGCCATCTTCGTCTCCCCCAACGGTCTCAACGCCGGATGGGCCAACCAGGGCGGTGAGGACATCACCTTCATCGACAACATGGTGCGGACCATCGAGGCGGACCTGTGCGTCGAGACGTCGCAGCGCTTCGCGACCGGCTTCTCGTACGGCGGCGCCATCTCCTTTGCCTGGGCCTGCGCCCGCGGCAAGGAGGTCCGGGCCATCGCTCCCATCTCCAGCAGCCAGCTGTCCGGGTGCCAGGGCGGCAACGATCCCGTCGCCTTCATTGGGCAGCACGGCACGTCCGACTCGGTCCTCCCCACTGCTGGCGGCCGTGCCATGAGGGATCGCTTTGTTCGCAATAACGGCTGCACACCCATCCAGCCGGAGCCCCAGCCCAACGGAGGTCGCCACGTCAAGGTTGACTACCAGGGCTGCCGTGAAGGGTACCCCGTCTCATGGATCATCCACAACGGGGACCACAACCCAAGCCAGAGTGACCAGGGCAGCAACCAGGCATTTGCGCCCGCGTACTCGTGGAACTTCTTTAACCAGTTCCAGCCGCAGTGA
- a CDS encoding NAD(P)H-dependent D-xylose reductase, with the protein MAKTSIKLNSGYEMPLVGFGIWKVPVDKTAQAVYDAIKLGYRQIDGAYDYTNSKEAGEGVRRAIEEGIVKREDLFITSKLWNNYHKHEHAIEMAKHEVDTWGIGYLDLFLIHFPISLEYISHSKMPYPCFWPDREKSRSTPLQYTPVAETWAALESLVKTDSNPDGILRSIGVANFRAQLLTDLWGSAKIKPAVNQIEHHPYLVQPQLLAFLKDHGIAITAYSSFGPQSFVELDHPRVSKVEPLFTHPTIKAIADKHGRTGAQVLLRWATQRDIVVIPKSNNVDRLKQNLDCVSFDLSDDEVKQISDLDCGVRFNDPADLSPPIYIFD; encoded by the exons ATGGCTAAGACATCTATCAAGCTCAACTCGGGCTAT GAAATGCCCCTTGTCGGATTCGGAATCTGGAAGGTTCCGGTCGACAAGACTGCTCAGGCCGTTTACGATGCCATCAAGCTCGGCTACCGTCAGATCGACGGTGCCTACGACTACACCAACAGCAAAGAGGCCGGTGAGGGTGTCCGCCGCGCCATCGAGGAGGGTATCGTCAAGCGTGAGGACCTCTTCATCACCTCGAAGCTGTGGAACAATTACCACAA GCACGAGCACGCCATCGAGATGGCCAAGCACGAGGTCGACACATGGGGCATTGGCTACCTCGACCTGTTCCTGATCCACTTCCCCATCTCCCTCGAGTACATCTCGCACTCCAAGATGCCCTACCCCTGCTTCTGGCCCGACCGTGAAAAGAGCCGCAGCACCCCTCTCCAGTACACCCCCGTTGCCGAGACGTGGGCCGCCCTCGAGAGCCTCGTCAAGACCGACTCCAACCCCGACGGCATCCTCCGCTCCATCGGAGTCGCCAACTTCCGCGCCCAGCTGCTCACCGACCTGTGGGGCAGCGCCAAGATCAAGCCCGCCGTCAACCAGATCGAGCACCACCCTTACCTGGTCCAGCCCCAGCTTCTTGCCTTCCTCAAGGACCACGGCATCGCCATCACCGCTTACAGCTCCTTCGGACCCCAGAGCTTCGTCGAGCTCGACCACCCGCGCGTCAGCAAGGTCGAGCCCCTCTTCACCCACCCCACCATCAAGGCCATCGCCGACAAGCACGGCCGCACCGGCGCCCAGGTTCTGCTGCGCTGGGCCACCCAGAGGGACATTGTTGTCATCCCCAAGAGCAACAACGTCGACCGCCTCAAGCAGAACCTCGACTGTGTCAGCTTTGACCTGTCcgacgacgaggtcaagCAGATCTCGGATCTGGACTGCGGCGTGCGCTTCAACGACCCTGCTGACCTGAGCCCTCCCATCTACATCTTCGACTAA
- a CDS encoding PQ loop repeat protein, translated as MDAFWVAASSRCEELRSPGPINLIVSIFILVGMLISYLPQHYRIISRGTSEGISPYFVLLGVTSATSGFANILTLPQSRQDVTCCKDLDTFHCLAGLLGIAQLGVQWICFAVILVLFLVFFRYGDTTIPDEEELPDEAQPKWQTAVMVAVVCFLHGLVVIIITAVMGYIFPDHLSAWANSLGIMAAVLAGIQYIPQIWTTYHLKHVGSLSIPMMCIQTPGGYLFAGSLFARLGWAGWSSWGIFLLTATMQGVLLCMGIYYEISRGKEKARAEATNGTHPHGDSEDSERDDDPLATPPHGGRAAYTPGLDEGVPRLYTAHPEHYANTPEELQGILDRQEADAAAETQPLLKPGGIGTPYNT; from the exons ATGGACGCCTTTTGGGTCGCAGCGTCGAGCCGCTGCGAAGAGCTGCGGTCGCCGGGCCCGATCAATCTGATTGTGTCAAT ATTCATCCTCGTCGGGATGCTCATTTCCTACCTCCCTCAACACTATCGAATCATCTCCCGCGGCACATCCGAAGGAATTTCGCCCTATTTTGTACTCCTTGGTGTCACTTCGGCTACCTCGGGCTTTGCCAATATCCTCACGCTCCCCCAATCGAGGCAGGACGTGACTTGCTGCAAGGATCTGGATACCTTCCATTGCCTGGCTggcctcctcggcattgcgCAGTTGGGAGTGCAGTGGATATGTTTCGCCGTAAT CCTCGTACTGTTCCTTGTTTTCTTCCGATACGGCGATACCACGATACCGGATGAAGAAGAGCTGCCAGATGAAGCTCAGCCCAAGTGGCAGACTGCCGTCATGGTAGCGGTTGTGTGTTTTCTACATGGGCTTGTGGTCATTATCATTACCGCAGTGATGGGATACATCTTCCCGGATCACCTATCCGCCTGGGCCAACTCATTGGGCATCATGGCAGCGGTCCTGGCTGGGATACAATATATACCACAGATCTGGACGACATATCATCTCAAGCATGTCGGGAGTCTGAGCATACCAATGATGTGCATCCAAACACCGGGAGGATATTTGTTTGCAGGGAGCCTGTTTGCCCGTCTGGGATGGGCAGGCTGGAGCTCCTGGGGTATTTTCCTCCTCACTGCAACGATGCAAGGGGTGTTGCTTTGCATGGGCATCTACTATGAGATCAGCAGAGGCAAAGAGAAGGCTCGCGCGGAAGCAACGAACGGGACCCATCCTCATGGGGATTCGGAGGACTCTGAAAGGGATGATGATCCACTGGCCACACCTCCTCATGGAGGAAGAGCGGCCTACACCCCGGGTTTGGACGAAGGCGTGCCAAGACTATACACCGCGCACCCTGAACATTACGCAAACACTCCAGAGGAGCTTCAGGGGATATTGGACCGGCAAGAAGCGGACGCGGCCGCCGAAACGCAACCCCTTCTCAAGCCTGGAGGAATTGGTACGCCTTACAACACGTAG